One Glycine max cultivar Williams 82 chromosome 6, Glycine_max_v4.0, whole genome shotgun sequence DNA segment encodes these proteins:
- the LOC100811857 gene encoding monosaccharide-sensing protein 2, which produces MKGAVLVAIAASIGNFLQGWDNATIAGAIVYIKKDLALETTMEGLVVAMSLIGATVITTCSGPVADWLGRRPMMIISSVLYFLGGLVMLWSPNVYVLCLARLLDGFGIGLAVTLVPVYISETAPSEIRGSLNTLPQFSGSGGMFLSYCMVFGMSLSPAPSWRLMLGVLSIPSLLYFALTIFFLPESPRWLVSKGRMLEAKKVLQRLRGREDVSGEMALLVEGLGIGGDTSIEEYIIGPADKVADGHEHATEKDKIRLYGSQAGLSWLAKPVTGQSSIGLASRHGSIINQSMPLMDPLVTLFGSIHEKLPETGAGGSMRSTLFPNFGSMFSTAEPHVKNEQWDEESLQREGEDYMSDAADGDSDDNLHSPLISRQTTSLEKDLPPPPSHGSILGSMRRHSSLMQGSGEQGGSTGIGGGWQLAWKWTDKDEDGKHQGGFKRIYLHEEGVSASHRGSIVSIPGEGEFVQAAALVSQPALYSKELIDGHPVGPAMVHPSETASKGPSWKALLEPGVKHALIVGVGIQILQQFSGINGVLYYTPQILEEAGVEVLLSDIGIGSESASFLISAFTTFLMLPCIGVAMKLMDVSGRRQLLLTTIPVLIVSLIILVIGSLVNFGNVAHAAISTVCVVVYFCCFVMGYGPIPNILCSEIFPTRVRGLCIAICALVFWIGDIIITYSLPVMLSSLGLGGVFAIYAVVCFISWIFVFLKVPETKGMPLEVISEFFSVGAKQAASAKNE; this is translated from the exons GGGCTATTGTTTACATTAAGAAAGACCTTGCTTTGGAAACAACTATGGAAGGGCTTGTGGTGGCCATGTCCCTGATTGGGGCAACGGTAATCACCACATGCTCTGGTCCCGTAGCCGATTGGCTCGGTCGACGACCCATGATGATAATCTCATCTGTGCTCTATTTCTTGGGTGGTTTGGTGATGCTGTGGTCCCCAAATGTGTATGTGTTGTGCCTAGCGAGGCTACTTGATGGATTTGGGATTGGGCTTGCTGTGACCCTTGTCCCGGTCTATATATCTGAAACAGCGCCGTCTGAGATAAGAGGGTCGTTGAACACGCTTCCTCAGTTCAGTGGCTCTGGTGGAATGTTTTTGTCCTACTGTATGGTTTTTGGCATGTCATTGAGTCCCGCCCCTAGCTGGAGGCTCATGCTTGGGGTTCTGTCTATTCCTTCGCTCTTGTATTTTGCATTGACCATTTTTTTCTTGCCCGAGTCTCCTCGCTGGCTGGTCAGCAAAGGAAGGATGCTCGAGGCTAAGAAAGTGCTCCAAAGATTGCGCGGACGGGAGGATGTGTCGG GCGAGATGGCGTTGCTGGTTGAAGGTCTCGGGATTGGGGGTGATACATCTATAGAAGAGTACATAATTGGCCCTGCTGACAAGGTGGCTGATGGTCATGAACATGCAACAGAGAAAGATAAAATTCGATTATATGGATCCCAAGCAGGCCTCTCTTGGTTAGCAAAACCTGTCACTGGACAGAGTTCTATTGGCCTTGCATCACGCCATGGAAGCATCATCAACCAAAGCATGCCACTCATGGATCCTCTAGTGACACTGTTTGGTAGCATTCATGAGAAGCTCCCCGAGACAGGAGCAGGAGGAAGCATGCGAAGCACTCTGTTTCCAAATTTTGGAAGCATGTTCAGCACAGCTGAGCCGCATGTTAAAAATGAACAGTGGGATGAAGAGAGCTTACAAAGGGAAGGTGAGGACTACATGTCAGATGCAGCTGATGGGGACTCTGATGATAATTTGCATAGTCCTTTAATCTCACGTCAAACAACAAGCCTTGAAAAAGACTTGCCTCCCCCTCCTTCCCATGGCAGTATCCTAGGCAGCATGAGGCGTCACAGTAGTCTCATGCAAGGGTCAGGTGAGCAAGGTGGTAGTACAGGCATTGGTGGTGGCTGGCAACTTGCATGGAAATGGACTGATAAAGATGAGGATGGAAAACATCAAGGAGGGTTTAAAAGGATTTATTTACATGAGGAGGGAGTTTCTGCATCTCATCGTGGATCCATTGTATCAATTCCTGGTGAAGGTGAATTTGTCCAGGCTGCTGCCTTAGTAAGCCAACCTGCTCTTTACTCCAAGGAGCTTATCGATGGACATCCAGTTGGGCCTGCAATGGTTCACCCATCTGAGACCGCTTCAAAAGGGCCAAGTTGGAAAGCTCTTCTTGAACCAGGGGTTAAGCATGCATTGATTGTTGGAGTTGGAATACAAATACTTCAGCAG TTTTCAGGGATAAATGGGGTTCTATATTACACACCTCAAATCCTTGAAGAGGCTGGTGTTGAAGTTCTTCTTTCAGATATAGGCATTGGCTCAGAGTCTGCATCATTCCTTATCAGTGCTTTCACAACCTTCTTGATGCTTCCATGTATAGGCGTAGCCATGAAGCTCATGGATGTTTCAGGCAGAAG GCAGTTGCTACTTACTACAATCCCCGTGTTGATTGTGTCACTCATTATTTTGGTCATTGGAAGCCTGGTAAATTTTGGGAATGTTGCCCATGCAGCAATCTCAACAGTATGCGTTGTGGTTTATTTCTGCTGCTTTGTGATGGGTTATGGACCAATTCCAAACATCctttgctcagagattttcccCACTAGAGTGCGTGGCCTCTGCATTGCTATCTGTGCATTAGTATTCTGGATTGGAGACATCATCATCACATATTCGCTGCCTGTGATGCTCAGCTCTTTAGGACTTGGTGGTGTATTCGCCATTTACGCAGTTGTTTGTTTCATCTCGTGGATAtttgtgtttttgaaggttCCAGAAACAAAGGGCATGCCCCTTGAAGTCATCTCTGAATTCTTTTCTGTTGGTGCAAAGCAGGCTGCTTCTGCCAAGAACGAGTGA
- the LOC100812404 gene encoding uncharacterized protein LOC100812404, whose protein sequence is MASVWTLHFRSLSLRPCLYISSNCSSAATRNRISIRNRISNWRSCAQQLKHDSINSITKFHHQLVHSVTIPPFLLNQNGGSNFPIWVCVAVVVLVVAVRMRVVVSRKKERPGSVADLVRRGQLRSDRRGISRPLKYEDPFNNPFVKVGKSDSTVEMCGKVYRLAPITLTQEQQATHQKRRLRAYQWKRPTIFLREGDSVPPDVDPDTVRWIPANHPFATTATDLDEDLAQNNVYQKHGVPFRIQAEHEALQKKLEALQNDQKLDKLVIDPINAKEFERPFNSHARLNDQADKSSVNNQEQKLNKQVIDPINAKEFERPFNSHTRLNDQAEKSSAHNQASDSDSPRIDSGPNHFESTSSEDPTL, encoded by the exons ATGGCGTCTGTTTGGACACTGCACTTCCGCTCTCTTTCTCTTCGC CCATGCCTCTACATTAGTAGCAATTGCAGTAGCGCTGCCACTAGAAATCGCATTAGCATCAGAAATCGAATCTCCAATTGGCGCTCTTGCGCCCAACAACTCAAACACGATTCCATCAATtccattaccaaatttcaccaTCAACTTGTTCATTCCGTTACCATTCCTCCATTCCTG ttgaaTCAAAATGGTGGAAGCAATTTTCCGATTTGGGTATGTGTTGCGGTTGTGGTTTTGGTTGTGGCGGTGAGAATGAGGGTAGTAGTGTCCAGAAAAAAGGAGCGTCCTGGTTCCGTGGCTGATCTAGTTAGACGTGGCCAACTCAGATCTGATAGAAGAGGCAT TTCGAGGCCTCTCAAGTATGAAGACCCCTTCAATAATCCCTTTGTCAAGGTTGGCAAAAGCGACTCAACTGTTGAGATGTGCGGAAAGGTTTACCGTTTAGCCCCCATTACTCTAACTCAAGAGCAACAAGCTACTCACCAGAAGAGGAGATTGCGTGCCTACCAGTGGAAGCGACCCACCATCTTCCTTAGAGAAGGGGACTCGGTTCCTCCGGATGTTGATCCCGACACTGTCAGGTGGATTCCGGCTAATCATCCATTTGCTACCACTGCTACTGATTTGGATGAGGACTTGGCACAAAACAATGTGTATCAAAAGCATGGAGTTCCTTTTCGGATTCAAGCTGAACATGAGGCCCTGCAGAAAAAGCTCGAAGCCCTACAAAAT GACCAGAAACTTGATAAACTAGTGATAGATCCTATCAATGCTAAAGAATTTGAAAGGCCGTTCAACTCTCACGCCAGATTAAATGATCAAGCAGATAAGAGCTCTGTAAACAATCAG GAGCAGAAACTCAATAAACAAGTGATAGATCCTATCAATGCTAAAGAATTTGAGAGACCATTCAACTCCCACACCAGATTAAATGATCAAGCCGAAAAGAGCTCTGCACACAATCAGGCGAGTGATTCTGACTCCCCAAGAATAGATAGTGGCCCAAATCACTTTGAAAGTACATCATCCGAAGATCCAACTCTTTAG
- the LOC100812940 gene encoding RING-H2 finger protein ATL80 encodes MTRALRYLGERNSATDSAVVDSDFVVIFAALLCALICILGLVAVTRCGCLRRLRLSSSNATPQPPPASANKGVKKKVLRSLPKVTASAESAVKFADCAICLTEFAAGDEIRVLPQCGHGFHVSCIDAWLRSHSSCPSCRQILVVSRCDKCGGIPAPASSSSAPPLADSGDRLKGREEDANRFLP; translated from the coding sequence ATGACTCGTGCCTTGAGATATTTAGGCGAGCGAAACTCGGCCACGGACTCCGCCGTCGTCGATTCCGACTTCGTCGTCATCTTCGCCGCCCTCCTCTGCGCTCTCATCTGCATCCTCGGCCTCGTCGCCGTCACCCGCTGCGGCTGTCTCCGCCGCCTCCGCCTCTCCTCCTCCAACGCTACTCCCCAGCCTCCTCCCGCCTCCGCCAACAAAGGCGTCAAGAAGAAGGTCCTCCGCTCCCTCCCCAAGGTCACCGCCTCCGCCGAATCCGCTGTCAAGTTCGCCGACTGCGCGATCTGCCTCACCGAGTTCGCAGCCGGAGACGAAATCCGAGTGCTTCCTCAGTGCGGACATGGCTTCCACGTCAGCTGCATCGACGCCTGGCTCAGATCGCATTCCTCCTGTCCATCCTGCCGTCAGATTCTGGTGGTTTCTCGCTGCGACAAGTGCGGCGGGATCCCGGCTCCGGCGAGTTCCAGCTCGGCGCCACCGCTGGCGGACTCGGGGGACAGATTGAAGGGAAGGGAGGAGGACGCGAATAGATTCTTGCCTTAG
- the LOC100527917 gene encoding Outer envelope pore protein 21, chloroplastic-like produces the protein METSLRYGEDSKALRIHAKQKLRIDSNTYFQLRGELDTRLGQPSSSSALIRHFYPSLSATLGVGVRYDKRDKLRYTVSAKKTFPVTVDGLLNFKIKGGCDVDKDFKERKSRGAAEFSWNVFNFQKDQDVRLRIGYEVFDQVPYLQIRENNWTVNADYKGRWNVRYDL, from the exons ATGGAGACCTCTCTGCGATACGGAGAAGATTCCAAAGCTTTACGAATCCATGCGAAGCAAAAACTCCGAATCGACTCCAACACCTACTTTCAG TTGCGCGGAGAGCTTGATACAAGACTTGGACAACCAAGTTCGTCCAGTGCCCTCATCAGACATTTCTATCCAAGT TTATCAGCAACCCTTGGCGTAGGAGTGCGTTATGATAAGCGTGACAAGTTGCGTTACACTGTGAGTGCAAAGAAAACATTTCCTGTCACTGTTGACGGCTTgctcaattttaaaatcaagGGTGGATGTGATGTTGACAAAGACTTTAAAGAG AGGAAGTCCAGAGGAGCCGCCGAGTTTTCATGGAACGTGTTCAATTTTCAGAAGGACCAAGATGTTAGACTTAGGATTGGCTACGAAGTATTTGATCAG GTTCCTTACCTGCAGATTAGGGAGAATAATTGGACAGTAAATGCAGATTACAAAGGTAGATGGAACGTGAGATATGACTTGTGA
- the LOC100817203 gene encoding dolichyl-diphosphooligosaccharide--protein glycosyltransferase subunit 1A, with the protein MSFILFPILFAFTFLSSPVLSASDLVLAKVDRRIDLTSQIVRITTSLKVQNTGSDVVSEILLSFPENQASNLAYLKATLGDGKGKSKPSSGVGLPVEVVRPKDVPPSLTIYSVSLPKGLGKGDSLTLDVLAVFTHSLQPFPEKINQADIQLLLFQESAHYLSPYAVKVQSLTVKLPDARIESYTKLENAKLQGSELKYGPYENLPPFSYLPIVIHFENNQPFAVAKELVREIEISHWGNVQITEHYDIIHAGSQSKGEFSRLDYQTRPFLRGASAFRRLVAKLPPRAHSVYYRDEIGNISTSSLWGDSKKTELEIEPRYPMFGGWKTAFTIGYGLPLGDFLFGSDGKRFLNISFGAPINELVIDTLFVKVVLPEGSKDISVSVPFPVKQSEETKLSHLDIVGRPVVVLEKNNVVPEHNEHFQVYYKFNSLSMLREPLMLISGFFFLFLACIVYTHADISISKSSASYLAKLQLDEVQATIQQVHGIISRCLTAHDKLEMSLHDLSRTGDIQACKATRKSVDSLLKELSKELKQPLAILQSSPQAAQILPKVEELVTKERELQDKLLVKHSTVVDGYEKKSAGREIENRIASQQLKITALRREIDDLMDLIDEI; encoded by the exons ATGAGCTTCATTCTGTTTCCGATTCTCTTTGCATTTACCTTTCTGTCCTCGCCCGTTCTCTCTGCTTCGGATCTGGTCCTCGCCAAGGTTGACCGTCGC ATTGATCTGACTTCACAGATTGTGCGCATCACTACTTCACTAAAG GTGCAGAATACGGGATCTGATGTTGTGTCTGAGATTTTGCTGTCCTTTCCTGAGAACCAGGCAAGTAACTTGGCATACTTGAAGGCAACACTTGGTGATGGGAAGGGAAAATCAAAACCATCTTCTGGTGTTGGTTTACCTGTCGAAGTTGTCCGGCCTAAAGATGTGCCACCTTCCTTGACAATTTATTCCGTGTCTTTACCTAAGGGGCTTGGGAAGGGAGATAGTCTGACGTTGGATGTCTTGGCTGTTTTTACCCACTCATTGCAACCATTTCCAGAGAAAATCAACCAGGCTGACATCCAGCTTCTACTGTTTCAAGAAAGTGCACACTATCTCTCCCCATATGCAGTCAAGGTCCAATCACTCACTGTTAAATTGCCTGATGCAAGGATAGAGTCCTATACAAAACTAGAAAATGCAAAACTTCAGGGATCTGAATTAAAATATGGTCCATATGAAAATCTTCCTCCATTTTCATACCTGCCAATAGTTATTCACTTTGAGAATAACCAACCCTTTGCTGTTGCTAAAGAGTTGGTTCGAGAGATCGAAATTTCCCATTGGGGCAATGTACAGATCACAGAGCATTACGATATTATCCATGCTGGTTCTCAGAGCAAAGGAGAATTTTCTAG GCTTGACTATCAGACCAGGCCATTTTTAAGAGGTGCATCAGCCTTTAGGCGTCTTGTTGCCAAGCTACCTCCAAGAGCTCATTCTGTGTACTACAGGGATGAAATTGGCAACATTTCCACTTCTAGTTTATGGGGTGACTCAAAAAAG ACAGAACTGGAGATTGAACCTAGGTACCCTATGTTTGGTGGCTGGAAAACTGCCTTTACCATTGGATATGGCTTGCCACTTGGGGACTTCTTATTTGGATCGGATGGAAAGCGCTTCCTTAACATCTCTTTTGGTGCCCCTATTAATGAGTTGGTCATTGACACACTATTTGTGAAG GTTGTTTTGCCAGAGGGTTCTAAAGATATTTCAGTGTCTGTTCCATTTCCTGTGAAACAATCGGAGGAG ACAAAGCTTTCCCACTTGGATATTGTTGGTAGACCTGTTGTTGTGCTGGAGAAGAACAATGTTGTTCCTGAGCATAATGAGCATTTTCAG GTCTACTATAAGTTCAACAGTCTTTCTATGCTCAGGGAGCCTTTGATGTTgatttctggctttttctttctgtttcttGCTTGCATTGTCTACACGCATGCAGATATATCAATCTCCAAATCTTCTGCATCTTATTTGGCAAAGCTCCAGTTGGACGAG GTGCAAGCAACTATTCAGCAGGTCCATGGTATCATTAGCCGTTGCTTAACCGCACATGACAAGCTAGAAATGTCATTACACGATCTTTCAAGGACAGGAGACATTCAAGCCTGTAAAGCAACTCGAAAATCAGTCGATAGCTTACTGAAAGAGCTCTCTAAAGAGTTGAAGCAACCATTGGCAATTTTGCAATCTTCTCCGCAAGCTGCTCAAATATTACCGAAG gTGGAGGAACTTGTTACCAAGGAGAGAGAGTTGCAGGATAAACTTCTAGTAAAACACTCTACAGTTGTAGACGGCTATGAGAAGAAGTCAGCAGGAAGGGAAATTGAGAATCGGATTGCTTCACAACAGCTGAAAATTACTGCTTTGAGACGGGAGATTGATGATCTTATGGACTTGATTGATGAGATATGA
- the LOC100780855 gene encoding MLO-like protein 9, translating to MAGGGEGGDSRQLDLTPTWAVAAVCAIIVIISILLEKIIHKFAKVFEERKKHALLEALEKIKAELMVLGFISLLLTFGQNYISKMCIPAKYARTMLPCLPLEERHGGAPATEHGAQTEEGGGGGGEAEGGGHHRRLLSYERRFLAAEGGGQSCNPGYTPLISVSGLHQLHIFIFFLAVFHVIYSAITMTLGRAKIRGWKEWEEDHIVDQDALNDPRRFRLTHETSFVRDHNSIWTKTPVSFYFVCFFRQFFRSVRRADYLTMRHGFVTVHLAPGSKFDFQKYIKRSLEDDFKVVVGISPLLWGSVVLFLLVNVHGWHAAFWVSFLPLVVILAVGTKLQAIITRMALDISERHAVVQGIPLVQVSDKYFWFAWPQLVLYLIHYVLFQNAFELTYFWWTWYEFGWASCFYEDDSLMIFRVALGLGAQVVCSYVTLPLYALVTQMGSTMKKSIFDEQTSKALKQWHKNALKKKVSKGRTETRTLGEAVGPGDHSPEQSPRSTGAGETEMAEQSATIVTTPYDNRDLLSEP from the exons atGGCGGGAGGAGGAGAAGGCGGTGACAGCAGGCAGCTAGATCTCACACCTACATGGGCCGTCGCTGCGGTTTGTGCAATTATCGTTATCATTTCTATACTCTTGGAAAAAATTATACACAAATTCGCAAAG GTGtttgaagagagaaagaagcaTGCATTGCTAGAAGCTCTTGAAAAGATTAAAGCCG AGCTTATGGTTTTGGGATTTATTTCCTTGCTCTTAACATTTGGTCAAAACTACATTTCTAAAATGTGTATTCCCGCGAAGTATGCACGCACAATGCTCCCCTGTCTTCCCCTTGAAGAACGTCATGGAGGGGCTCCTGCAACCGAACATGGAGCTCAGACAGAggagggtggtggtggtggtggtgaggcCGAAGGTGGTGGCCATCACCGCAGGCTTTTATCATATGAGCGTAGGTTTCTAGCAGCTGAGGGTGGAGGCCAAAGTTGTAATCCG GGATACACGCCTCTTATATCAGTGTCCGGATTGCATCAGCtacacatttttatatttttcttggcTGTCTTCCATGTGATATACAGTGCCATAACAATGACGCTTGGAAGAGCAAAG ATTCGTGGATGGAAGGAATGGGAGGAAGACCATATCGTGGATCAAGATGCCTTGAATG ATCCTAGAAGATTCAGACTCACTCATGAGACATCATTTGTGAGGGATCACAACAGTATCTGGACTAAAACACCAGTTTCCTTCTATTTT GTATGCTTTTTTCGACAATTTTTCAGATCTGTTCGTAGGGCCGACTACTTGACCATGAGACATGGATTTGTGACT GTTCATTTAGCACCGGGAAGTAagtttgattttcaaaaatatatcaaGAGGTCATTAGAAGATGACTTTAAGGTAGTTGTAGGAATCAG TCCACTACTTTGGGGATCAGTGGTGTTATTCTTGCTTGTGAATGTCCATG GATGGCATGCTGCTTTTTGGGTGTCTTTTCTTCCACTAGTG GTGATTCTGGCCGTTGGAACAAAGCTTCAAGCAATTATAACTCGAATGGCACTTGACATATCAGAAAGGCATGCTGTAGTGCAGGGAATCCCTCTTGTGCAAGTCTCTGACAAGTATTTTTGGTTTGCATGGCCTCAGTTAGTTCTTTATCTCATCCATTATGTCCTCTTTCAG AATGCATTTGAGCTGACATACTTCTGGTGGACATGG TATGAATTTGGTTGGGCATCTTGCTTCTACGAGGATGATAGTCTCATGATTTTTAGAGTAGCTCTTGG GTTAGGAGCTCAAGTGGTTTGCAGTTATGTGACACTTCCACTATATGCGCTTGTTACTCAG ATGGGGTCGACGATGAAGAAGTCAATATTTGATGAGCAAACATCCAAGGCACTGAAACAGTGGCATAAGAATGCTCTGAAGAAGAAAGTATCCAAGGGACGCACCGAAACTCGAACGTTAGGTGAGGCTGTGGGCCCAGGAGATCATTCACCGGAGCAATCGCCGAGGTCAACGGGAGCCGGAGAAACAGAAATGGCTGAGCAGAGTGCCACCATAGTCACCACCCCCTATGATAATCGCGACCTTCTAAGTGAACCGTGA
- the LOC100818808 gene encoding protein S-acyltransferase 21 produces the protein MARRHGWELPFHTFQVVAITVFFLLSIAYYAFFAPFLGKDIYEYVAIGVYSVLALSVFFLYVRCTAIDPADQGVMVDCDKTSKNRSKLDEELAEPSKMGLKGEGMSDRHNSSWCSKVGCFFCSFLVREDCRSNEDISLQQQSGEEEALFCTLCNAEVRKFSKHCRSCDKCVDGFDHHCRWLNNCVGKKNYITFVCLMAVSLVWLIVECGVGIAVLVRCFVDKKGTENQIAEKLGAGFSRVPFAIIVAICTAVSFLATVPLGELFFFHMILIRKGITTYEYVVAMRTLSEPPGPSVDGGEQQSLPSSPTSSAITAISGRSSVGMSIQYKGAWCTPPRIFMDHPDEIIPHLEPGRLPSTVDPDAVQSPDKGRKMNQRPVRISAWKLAKLDSNEATKAAAKARASSSVLRPISSRPHAYDVDHLSSSNVSGRSSPISNQGFHIKYDTAGTSRLSPSKSSYPPSHASKEDIDSSCQHSMSNISSPQVSNLTPSPMQRPSLNRDHFNPMYQQPSGNQSPSSGKGIEGNINPVHDNVARAPMRSNTLGVSDNRRSSVFWDQEAGRFVSSSSRGPGSSQIPGTELLYTGRSIFFGSPVVNEQPSTGTRSSSSVVAGIPDRDSSTLRDFQQGRSHRGGQLPVFVPGYAQQNKFP, from the exons ATGGCTAGGCGTCATGGATGGGAGCTCCCCTTTCACACTTTTCAG GTCGTGGCTATAACTGTATTTTTCTTGCTATCTATAGCATATTATGCTTTCTTTGCTCCTTTTCTGGGAAAGGACATCTATGAATATGTGGCTATTGGTGTTTACTCTGTATTG GCTCTCTCTGTGTTCTTTCTTTATGTTCGATGCACTGCCATTGATCCCGCCGACCAGGGAGTCATGGTTGATTGTGACAAGACATCAAAGAATAGATCAAAACTTGATGAAGAGTTGGCAG AACCCAGCAAGATGGGACTAAAGGGTGAAGGAATGTCTGATCGTCACAATTCAAGTTGGTGCTCTAAAGTTGGGTGTTTCTTCTGTAGTTTCCTTGTTAGAGAAGATTGCCGCAGTAATGAAGATATTAGTCTACAGCAACAATCTGGAGAAGAGGAGGCTTTGTTCTGCACTTTGTGCAATGCTGAG GTTCGGAAGTTCAGTAAGCATTGTCGAAGTTGTGACAAATGTGTTGATGGATTTGATCACCATTGTCGG TGGTTGAACAATTGTGTTGGAAAGAAGAATTACATCACGTTTGTGTGTCTTATGGCAGTGAGCCTAGTTTGG CTTATAGTTGAATGTGGAGTTGGGATTGCAGTACTTGTCAGATGCTTTGTTGACAAGAAAGGTACAGAGAATCAGATTGCTGAAAAACTTGGAGCTGGGTTCTCTCGAGTCCCATTTGCTATTATTGTG GCCATATGCACAGCAGTTTCATTCCTTGCAACTGTACCTTTGGGAGAGTTATTCTTTTTCCATATGATCCTGATACGAAAG GGTATCACAACTTACGAGTATGTTGTGGCCATGCGAACTCTAAGTGAACCACCTGGGCCTTCAGTTGATGGGGGTGAACAGCAGAGTCTACCATCGTCTCCTACTAGTTCAGCTATCACTGCAATAAGTGGAAGAAGCTCTGTTGGAATGAGTATACAGTACAAAGGTGCCTGGTGTACACCGCCAAGGATCTTTATGGACCACCCG GATGAAATTATACCACATTTGGAGCCAGGACGCCTACCATCCACTGTTGATCCAGATGCAGTACAATCACCTGACAAAGGGAGAAAAATGAACCAGCGCCCTGTGCGAATAAGTGCATGGAAACTTGCAAAATTGGATTCTAATGAGGCAACTAAGGCAGCTGCTAAGGCCAGAGCATCATCGTCTGTGCTTCGTCCAATTAGTTCTCGACCTCATGCATATGATGTGGATCATTTATCCAGTAGCAATGTGAGTGGAAGAAGCAGCCCAATTAGCAATCAAGGATTTCATATCAAATACGATACAGCGGGGACATCAAGGTTATCTCCTTCCAAGAGCTCATACCCTCCTAGTCATGCAAGCAAGGAAGACATCGATTCTTCATGTCAACACAGTATGAGTAACATTAGCAGTCCACAAGTCTCCAACCTTACTCCTTCACCAATGCAGAGGCCAAGTTTGAACAGAGACCATTTCAACCCCATGTATCAACAACCATCGGGAAATCAGTCTCCTTCGTCAGGTAAAGGAATTGAAGGGAACATAAATCCAGTTCACGACAATGTGGCACGTGCACCAATGAGAAGCAACACCTTAGGTGTTTCAGATAATAGAAGATCGTCTGTGTTTTGGGATCAAGAAGCTGGACGCTTTGTCTCATCCTCATCAAGAGGTCCCGGCAGTTCTCAGATTCCCGGAACAGAGTTATTGTACACGGGCCGTTCTATATTTTTTGGCAGCCCCGTTGTGAATGAACAGCCAAGTACGGGAACAAGAAGTAGCAGTTCAGTAGTAGCTGGTATTCCGGATAGAGATTCTTCTACATTAAGGGATTTTCAGCAAGGTAGATCACATAGGGGTGGCCAGCTTCCTGTGTTTGTTCCTGGCTATGCCCAGCAAAACAAGTTCCCTTAG